In the Klebsiella aerogenes KCTC 2190 genome, one interval contains:
- a CDS encoding Na(+)-translocating NADH-quinone reductase subunit C, translated as MAEKKSNDSIGKTLLVVLVLCLVCSIVVAGSAVGLKSRQQEQRALDKQRNILAVAGLMQQGMDADAVAETFAARITPRLVNLATGELLDKDPGKFNQAQALKDPQQSIALDASQDPAGIKRRSNLAEIYLVRDAQQQIQEVVLPIYGNGLWSMMYAFVALDVDGRTVKGITYYDQGETPGLGGEVENPNWRQQFVGKQVLDDNGMPSLKVVKGGARAGDLHAVDGLSGATLTSNGVQHSFDFWMGELGFGPFLKKVREGELNNG; from the coding sequence GTGGCTGAGAAGAAAAGTAACGATAGCATCGGCAAAACGCTGCTGGTGGTGCTGGTGCTTTGTCTGGTGTGCTCCATTGTGGTCGCCGGTTCCGCCGTGGGCCTCAAGTCGCGTCAGCAGGAACAACGCGCGCTGGATAAACAGCGCAATATCCTGGCGGTCGCCGGCCTGATGCAGCAGGGGATGGATGCTGACGCGGTGGCAGAAACCTTCGCCGCGCGTATTACCCCTCGGCTGGTTAATCTGGCGACCGGCGAACTGCTGGATAAAGACCCGGGTAAATTTAATCAGGCCCAGGCGCTGAAAGATCCGCAGCAGAGCATCGCGCTCGACGCCAGCCAGGATCCGGCCGGGATTAAACGCCGCAGCAACCTGGCGGAAATTTACCTGGTGCGTGACGCGCAGCAGCAGATTCAGGAAGTCGTGCTGCCTATCTATGGCAATGGCCTGTGGTCAATGATGTACGCCTTCGTGGCGCTGGATGTCGATGGGCGCACGGTGAAAGGCATTACTTACTACGATCAGGGCGAAACGCCGGGGCTGGGCGGCGAGGTGGAAAACCCGAACTGGCGTCAGCAGTTTGTCGGTAAGCAGGTGCTGGATGACAACGGCATGCCGTCGTTGAAGGTGGTAAAAGGCGGCGCGCGCGCAGGCGATCTCCACGCGGTTGATGGTTTATCCGGCGCCACGCTGACGTCAAACGGCGTGCAGCATAGCTTTGATTTCTGGATGGGCGAACTGGGCTTTGGTCCGTTCCTGAAAAAGGTTCGTGAGGGAGAGCTGAATAATGGCTGA